The Candidatus Neptunochlamydia vexilliferae DNA segment CCTCATAGCTCTTTCCTCTGCCTAAGCCCTTATGATTAAGGATAGAAAGTTATGCAAGAGTATAAAAACCTAGTTTTTTGTTCTTGACATCGGGGCATAGCTTCATAAAAAGTAGAACCATCCAAAGAAACCCCCTTACCATTCACTAGAGAAAAAGCCCTCTCAACCTATATTTTTATTTTTAATAAAAAAATAGGTTGATTTTAATTTTTTTTTTGTTAAAATCTATGCCATAAAGGTTGAAATATTAACAAATTGTTAAAATTAGGGTTTTTCATGCCTAAGCAATCAGCCTATTTTTGAGTAAAAGCGCGGTCCTAAGGTTTCCCATTTCTGTACCAGTCGTTACAGAAATTTCCCTTTATGATACCCGCTCCCCAACTGTAAGATATAACAACCCTAAAAGACTTAAGGAGAAAAATGAATACAGAAAATAAAACCAGTTTAGACCAAAGGCCAAGAAAAGTTGTTTCGATTACCGAAGCTGCACGCATCAATGGTGTGACAAGACAGGCGATTTATGTCGCGATCAAGCAGAGCAAGCTTAAGGCAAATAAAGGCTTAAAAACATGGGAAATCAATATAGAAGATTTAGAGGAGTACCGTCGTAACAGGTATTCGAGAACAAAATCCACTTATAAGGGTCAGTTGCTCTTTGACAACAGTAAAGGTTTTTACTCGGTCAATCAAGTATCAAAAATCCTTGGAGTAGAGGCCCAGAAAATTTACTATGCAACCCGCGTTGGTGCATTAAAGGCATCACGTAAAGGGGCCGCCTGGGTGATTCATATTGATGATGTTAAAGAGTATGGAGAAAAGCACCTAAACATGTCTTTACAAAAGGCAGTTTAAGTACGCATGTAGTGCCACCGATGGTGGCAGCACTTTTTCAGACAAAACAGGGCAACCCTTGAACTGGGTTGCCCTTTCATACCTGTCTTAAAAACTTTTACCCAGCTCCTTTACTTTTAAGAGCAGCCCTTACAAGAGCTCCTTTTTCCAGAAACAGAAACCTTCTTTACAGTCGAGCAGCTTCCTCCTTTTTTTTGGCGATTTTTCCATAGATAAGCTCTTTAACTGAGACCTTTCCATCTGTGAGCTCATCAATCTTTTGAGCTGTTTTTAAAGAGGGGCGACTCCTTCCTTGTAAGATCTTCCATAAACATGTTCTACTGATTCCGACCATTTGGGCAAAGAGCTTCTTTTTCATCCCTGAATTATCGATAAAATCCTCTAATAACATGGTTTAGCCCATCCTTCAATTCCTTCTCGTCATCTCCAAGATCTCCATCCGCCTTAAAAAATAGCCTGATTCTAAAATCGCCTTTGCTTCATTGATTGCCCAGTGCTTCCCCCCTCCCACTTTTTGAGTCACCTTGATCAGAGAAAGAAAGTGAGACTCAGCCTCAATGAACCTTTTTTTATCCAAAGCTCTGCAGATTTGAATCAGCCCCCAAAGAGCAAACTCGGTCAAATAAAAAGACTTTCTATTAGGCTCGATGTTTTGAAGGTTATCAGGCACCCCAATACTGGGGAGCTCTTTCGTATAACCACTCTCAAAAATATGCCACCATCGAAACAGCTTAACGGATAGAGCATCACACTCTTTAAAATTCTGAAATACTTTTTCCAGAGATTGCCTTTCTTCATTCACCTTATACCAGACAGCCAAAACCACTTGAACGGCTGGATGATCGGGGTATTTTTCATATAAATACAACAGCTCTTCAATAGGAAACGGCTTCTTTTCTTTATTGAGAGCCTCTGCACAAAGGGAAAGGTTAAAACAATCCTTTTGATTTTCAAGAAAAAAAAGCTCCTTGTCCGGTACGACTTTAACCCCTTTTTCCAGATGTTTAAAAGGTCTTTTCTCTTCGCTTAAACAACACTTCTTATATTTTTTTCCACTCCCACATAGGCATAAAGCACCTTTCGGAGGATAAAGAGCCATTCCCCTGACCTCTTTCGAAAAAACCTCTAAAAGATTTTTTGCCAATTCCACCTTCTCATTCGAAACACCATTAACAAATTCTCCGTTTGAAAGCATTCACTATCCTTATTTTCTAAAGCAAATAAACCAGAATAAAGTTTTCTGTGAATACTTGTCTAATACCCCCAATTAACATCCACTTAAGTTAACATAAAAATTAACTATTAGCGCTATTTCATAATTATCTTGCCACATAATTCGGAAAAAGACTTAAAATGGTTGATGTTGGTAAGCGATGAATGTTTTTGAAGAAAAACAGCTCCTAATAGATGAAGAAATAAGGTATTGTCAAGCCCTTAACAGTCTGTTGGACCCTCAACGTTCAGAAGCCCAGATCAAAAAACTTAAAAACAAGGCGAAATCAAGAGGCATCACACACAGCCTTAAAAACTATATTCGCCCCAGCTGGGATAGATAATTGCGATTCATATAGCAAAATATCAGAGCAAACAGTTGTGCAAGAATGCTCAATTTAGAAGGTTTTTAGATCAAGGTAAGGTGGAAAGCCCAATCTCCCGTTACTAAAGCAATTACAGGTTTAAGGCTTAACAACAAAAACGCCTCTATCAATTCTTACGCTTCTGCTTTAATCAACGCTTCAACTTCTTTAACAGCTTCGTCAGAATTTTCTCGTCCCCGAAAAATCTCCTTTTCCACACATTCCATAACATATGTTGAAAGACTCACTCCCTTAATTGCAGCTATTGCCTTTAACTTCCGATGTTGCGATGAATGCATACTAACAGTCACCTTAATAAAGCCTTTTTCTTGTGTCATAAAAACCATCCTGTTGTTTCTCTTTTTAAGACTATATCTAAAAGCCGTAAAAACTGCAATGAGATGTTTATGCTCTCTAAAATCCTTGCCGTATCAAAAACGATCGTTTTTGCACACACCCAACAAAATCCAATCAGATCCCAAAAAACCCGTTGCAAAAACTCTGTGCGTTTGATAAACTGTATCAAAAGACAAAAA contains these protein-coding regions:
- a CDS encoding helix-turn-helix domain-containing protein, whose protein sequence is MNTENKTSLDQRPRKVVSITEAARINGVTRQAIYVAIKQSKLKANKGLKTWEINIEDLEEYRRNRYSRTKSTYKGQLLFDNSKGFYSVNQVSKILGVEAQKIYYATRVGALKASRKGAAWVIHIDDVKEYGEKHLNMSLQKAV
- a CDS encoding helix-turn-helix domain-containing protein, whose amino-acid sequence is MLLEDFIDNSGMKKKLFAQMVGISRTCLWKILQGRSRPSLKTAQKIDELTDGKVSVKELIYGKIAKKKEEAARL
- a CDS encoding SEC-C domain-containing protein, producing the protein MLSNGEFVNGVSNEKVELAKNLLEVFSKEVRGMALYPPKGALCLCGSGKKYKKCCLSEEKRPFKHLEKGVKVVPDKELFFLENQKDCFNLSLCAEALNKEKKPFPIEELLYLYEKYPDHPAVQVVLAVWYKVNEERQSLEKVFQNFKECDALSVKLFRWWHIFESGYTKELPSIGVPDNLQNIEPNRKSFYLTEFALWGLIQICRALDKKRFIEAESHFLSLIKVTQKVGGGKHWAINEAKAILESGYFLRRMEILEMTRRN